In a single window of the Eshraghiella crossota genome:
- a CDS encoding Type 1 glutamine amidotransferase-like domain-containing protein, translating into MKNKLIFTSYGLTTKEGQKLIGKELGSYELEDKKIFLFHEPHYYTESILVMACVNLGFKEENIILSGHQMSNQEVLECDIYYCGEGNTFEKLSILRERGLDSIIKEGFKTGNKIYIGCSAGATIAGVSVEEVKDFDKNNVGMTDFSGLGLFDGIIIPHYTKKELKRYISNSYGIKDKYKSVLSVSNEKSLVMEVS; encoded by the coding sequence ATGAAAAATAAATTAATATTTACTTCGTATGGGCTTACAACCAAAGAGGGACAAAAGCTAATTGGCAAAGAGCTTGGGTCTTATGAATTAGAGGACAAAAAGATATTTTTATTTCATGAACCACATTATTATACGGAATCAATACTTGTGATGGCATGCGTTAATTTGGGATTTAAAGAGGAAAATATAATTTTATCAGGACATCAAATGAGTAATCAGGAAGTTTTGGAATGTGATATCTATTATTGCGGAGAAGGCAACACGTTTGAGAAGCTATCCATATTAAGAGAAAGAGGGTTGGATAGCATAATCAAAGAAGGATTTAAGACGGGAAACAAAATATATATCGGTTGCAGTGCAGGTGCAACTATTGCAGGCGTGAGTGTTGAGGAGGTAAAAGACTTTGATAAAAATAACGTTGGTATGACAGATTTTTCCGGTTTAGGGTTGTTTGACGGGATTATTATTCCTCATTATACAAAAAAGGAATTGAAACGTTATATTAGCAACAGCTATGGGATCAAAGATAAATACAAAAGTGTTCTTTCAGTATCAAACGAAAAGAGTTTGGTCATGGAGGTATCTTAG
- a CDS encoding nitroreductase family protein has protein sequence MEIIELMKERHSVRQYTDKKIEKEKREVLNALIAKINQKAGLHIQIIYDEPKCFNSMMAHYGKFDGVNNYIALVREKSKPDEALGYYGEQIVLKAQELGLNTCWVAMTHGKSKAQIDKGEKLVCLISLGYGKTAGAAHKSKKLSEVCNYKKDMPEWFLSGMEAALLAPTAMNRQKFYFELLPDNSIKITCGKGLYTKLDLGIVKYHFEVVSGKRI, from the coding sequence ATGGAAATAATTGAACTTATGAAAGAAAGACACAGTGTAAGGCAATATACGGATAAGAAAATTGAAAAAGAAAAGAGAGAAGTTTTAAATGCTCTCATTGCTAAGATTAATCAAAAAGCGGGACTGCATATTCAAATAATTTATGATGAGCCGAAATGTTTTAACTCAATGATGGCACATTACGGAAAATTTGATGGTGTGAATAATTACATTGCACTTGTCAGGGAAAAATCAAAACCAGATGAAGCTCTTGGATACTACGGCGAACAGATTGTTTTGAAAGCACAGGAGCTTGGACTTAATACCTGTTGGGTTGCTATGACACACGGAAAGAGTAAAGCACAAATTGACAAAGGAGAAAAACTGGTATGCCTGATTTCTCTTGGTTATGGTAAAACCGCTGGAGCAGCCCATAAAAGTAAAAAGTTAAGTGAAGTTTGTAACTATAAAAAAGATATGCCGGAATGGTTTTTGTCCGGGATGGAAGCAGCACTTCTTGCACCGACAGCAATGAACCGGCAGAAATTTTATTTTGAACTATTGCCTGATAATAGTATAAAAATAACTTGCGGGAAGGGATTATACACAAAGCTTGATTTGGGAATTGTGAAATATCATTTTGAGGTAGTATCGGGCAAAAGAATATAA